One genomic window of Cercospora beticola chromosome 5, complete sequence includes the following:
- a CDS encoding uncharacterized protein (antiSMASH:Cluster_3~SMCOG1137:Major facilitator superfamily MFS 1) has protein sequence MPDMMSGQRWRSSHVFILVTCGLAIFTDVFFYGLLPPILPSILRDRLHVQADKVQLWTSLLPAIYSIAIVVSSPLAGYYSDAIGRRKPLFMAALLSQFAGISLITAGNSLALWIAGLIVTGLSSGVVWTSSLAIAIDATAQENLSEKLGFVNISLSCGLFLGTVLGGVVYYSGGYYSVWAMCYALLVIDAILRLLLIEPRDSKSSPPTTDGPDNPIVTNPEDRSSQPDSERSTRASAGAMDITKIYGDDCGYNSGRHAAHVVGLTYMALVAPVFLGPLVGRWADRSGARVVLSTTLFLSIVPLVCLRFVDHDGTSQKALICILLFLVGLLSAGRLGIYSAEVDRAVTSYSRKRPDSVDREKGLAQAQGVWTAAYSTGCALGPIFGGLILGHAGWSTETWAVAVLSAAAGTIVVIMASGQPRSTD, from the exons ATGCCAGACATGATGTCGGGACAACGATGGCGAAGCTCCCATGTTTTTATTCTTGTGACATGTGGTCTCGCGATATTCACCGATGTCTTCTTCTATGGCCTGTTGCCACCAATACTCCCGAGCATCCTTCGAGATAGGCTCCACGTTCAAGCAGACAAGG TGCAGCTATGGACAAGTTTATTGCCTGCCATTTACAGCATTGCAATTGTCGTCAGCTCTC CACTGGCGGGCTATTACTCCGACGCTATCGGCCGAAGGAAGCCACTGTTCATGGCTGCTCTCCTCAGCCAATTTGCGGGCATCAGCCTTATAACTGCTGGCAACTCCCTTGCTCTTTGGATCGCAGGATTAATTGTGACAGGCCTGTCGTCGGGGGTTGTATGGACGTCCAGTCTAGCGATAGCTATTGATGCTACTGCGCAGGAGAATCTGAGCGAAAAACTTGGATTCGTCAACATCAGTCTCAGCTGTGGCCTATTCCTGGGGACAGTCTTAGGAGGAGTCGTGTATTACAGCGGCGGCTATTACTCCGTATGGGCAATGTGCTACGCCTTGCTGGTCATTGATGCGATCTTGCGATTACTGCTGATCGAGCCGCGAGACTCAAAGTCATCCCCTCCCACAACCGACGGCCCAGACAATCCGATCGTGACCAATCCAGAAGACAGATCCAGCCAGCCAGACTCTGAAAGGAGCACTCGCGCCAGCGCTGGTGCTATGGACATCACCAAGATTTACGGCGATGATTGTGGTTACAATTCTGGACGCCACGCTGCTCACGTC GTTGGCTTGACTTACATGGCACTGGTGGCCCCAGTCTTCCTTGGGCCTTTGGTTGGCAGGTGGGCCGACCGTTCTGGAGCGCGTGTCGTGCTGAGCACAACGCTGTTCTTATCAATTGTTCCTCTGGTCTGTTTGAGATTCGTTGATCACGACGGGACCAGCCAGAAAGCCCTGATATGCATACTGCTCTTCCTTGTTGGCTTGCTGAGCGCTGGCAGATTGGGTATCTATTCTGCTGAGGTTGACCGCGCTGTCACTTCCTACTCAAGGAAGCGGCCTGACTCAGTAGACCGCGAGAAGGGTCTTGCACAGGCGCAGGGAGTCTGGACGGCCGCCTATTCTACTGGTTGTGCTTTAGGTCCGATCTTCGGGGGACTAATCCTCGGCCATGCCGGCTGGTCGACTGAAACTTGGGCGGTGGCAGTGctcagtgctgctgctggaaccATCGTCGTGATTATGGCCAGTGGGCAGCCACGATCGACCGATTGA
- a CDS encoding uncharacterized protein (CAZy:GH43~antiSMASH:Cluster_3): MRLSNLICIASSAASVIATPLPRAAANAGYLAAIFKGAEPSVFFYKASANQPTAFQALNNGRATLVPTTGTGGARDPYILKSHSTSEMQQYHVLATDLDIGKTDWTQAQANGSRSIYVWESTNGVNWSKERLVELMPSTAGYVWAPSAIWDAQKSQYAVFWASQVYAENDPKHNGPATGPYIYYSHTSDFRTFSAPARWNPNDSRTVIDQEIQQIGTNSYIRYLSDTNDVKRVVVDRSDNGLFGTWNRIGVPVDQVREGPVSFQDINNPRRYYLWEDNYGGSGYECYYTETFQTPYTPCSPSLSPAGMRHGVVVQISQTLYNALV; the protein is encoded by the exons ATGCGCTTGTCCAACCTCATATGCATTGCCAGCAGTGCGGCATCAGTAATTGCTACGCCGCTTCCACGAGCAGCAGCCAATGCAGGTTATCTGGCTGCAATTTTCAAGGGCGCCGAACCTAGTGTCTTCTTTTACAAAGCATCAGCGAACCAGCCAACGGCCTTTCAGGCTTTGAACAATGGTCGAGCGACGCTTGTGCCAACAACTGGAACTGGAGGTGCCAGAGATCCCTACATATTGAAGTCCCATAGCACGTCCGAGATGCAG CAATATCATGTTTTGGCGACCGATCTTGACATCGGTAAAACCGACTGGACTCAAGCACAAGCGAATGGCTCGAGAAGCATATATGTATGGGAGTCGACGAATGGTGTCAACTGGTCTAAAGAGCGATTGGTCGAACTCATGCCATCAACAGCCGGATAT GTCTGGGCACCATCAGCCATCTGGGACGCGCAGAAGTCCCAGTACGCAGTCTTCTGGGCGTCACAGGTCTACGCAGAGAACGATCCAAAGCACAACGGACCAGCTACAGGCCCGTACATCTACTACTCGCACACGAGCGATTTCAGAACCTTCTCCGCACCCGCCAGATGGAATCCAAACGACAGCCGCACAGTCATCGACCAGGAAATCCAACAAATCGGGACCAATTCTTATATCCGGTACCTGAGCGACACGAATGATGTCAAAAGGGTGGTCGTTGATCGCAGCGACAACGGTCTTTTTGGAACATGGAATCGCATTGGGGTTCCCGTAGACCAGGTCAGAGAGGGTCCGGTGTCCTTCCAAGATATCAACAACCCGCGACGATACTATCTCTGGGAAGACAACTATGGCGGTAGTGGCTATGAGTGCTATTACACTGAGACCTTCCAGACGCCATATACCCCGTGCTCGCCTTCATTGAGTCCAGCGGGGATGCGGCATGGAGTGGTAGTCCAGATTAGCCAGACGTTATATAATGCTCTCGTGTAG